One window of the Prinia subflava isolate CZ2003 ecotype Zambia chromosome 1, Cam_Psub_1.2, whole genome shotgun sequence genome contains the following:
- the LOC134546729 gene encoding LOW QUALITY PROTEIN: inositol 1,4,5-trisphosphate receptor-interacting protein-like 1 (The sequence of the model RefSeq protein was modified relative to this genomic sequence to represent the inferred CDS: inserted 2 bases in 1 codon) — protein sequence MDSWVLWFLLFQSVVQYPQPMGDGLDEATRLCMELCAKLQEEERIRLEREVEQLALMQSGSSLRDGHWSALQPWQVWAFAGLLVLLLAVWFMRRRRSHEAEISGEEEKQEKEEGEDETWAYDLRWLLEEHIQWPVQDLQTGCSRTMALIGNFTRVLRSVLTGSFYPVLQQAIGFGSAFEGWSASGEEVAYEVLIPLTPPLGHTFHLERDTERQRPGRNFRVRVQLECRCLREQQGANLLCFLHHADVVRIVTGHPNLLDTLCTGSYLDVKKTVRWFCALVRASWRRLPQSRSWHLELLPSKLSCNLHLSNSQERLQVRVLFGVRRHGSDIFVSSRSRGARTPSTMWPETCAVAXTKFLKHMARQVPQDSSHLKCLQLLSGVLARKDFSTQAIKTIVMHLLHTVPVSQWHQRHFLLQLSDVLEQLRLSVEEKRLEHFILGNWRLPQEIRLPLDVVRARPPNLFHSPVRDAATHSQAREVYLDLHQCLARVLAYGHC from the exons ATGGATTCCTGGGTCCTGTGGTTCTTGCTCTTTCAAAGCGTAGTCCAGTACCCGCAGCCCATGGGCGATGGTTTGGACGAGGCGACGCGTCTGTGCATGGAGCTGTGTGCAAAGCtccaggaagaggagaggatTCGGCTGGAGCGGGAGGTGGAGCAGCTGGCGCTGATGCAGAGTGGCTCATCCTTGCGAGACGGGCACTGGTCGGCCTTGCAGCCCTGGCAGGTCTGGGCATTTGCTGGGCTCTTGGTTCTTCTCTTGGCTGTATGGTTTATGCGGAGGAGAAGAAGCCATGAGGCAGAGATCAGTGGTgaagaggagaagcaggaaaaggaagagggtGAGGATGAGACATGGGCGTATGATCTGAGATGGCTTCTAGAGGAGCACATACAGTGGCCTGTACAGGACCTGcagacaggctgcagcaggacaatGGCCCTGATTGGCAACTTCACAAGGGTCCTCAGGTCTGTCCTGACGGGGAGTTTCTACCCGGTGCTGCAACAAGCCATTGGTTTTGGCAGTGCCTTTGAAGGTTGGAGTGCCAGTGGGGAGGAAGTTGCCTATGAGGTGCTCATCCCCCTGACTCCTCCCCTGGGCCACACCTTCCACCTGGAGCGTGACACTGAACGGCAGAGGCCGGGCAGGAATTTCCGTGTCCGCGTCCAGCTGGAGTGCCGCTgcctgagggagcagcagggtgcaaacctgctgtgcttcctgcacCACGCTGACGTGGTTAGGATAGTCACTGGGCACCCCAACCTCCTAGACACGCTGTGCACAGGCTCCTACCTGGACGTGAAGAAAACTGTCCGCTGGTTCTGTGCACTGGTGAGGGCAAGCTGGCGGCGTTTGCCCCAGTCACGCAGTTGGCatttggagctgctgccctccaAACTCTCCTGCAACCTCCACCTGAGCAACAGCCAAGAACGCTTGCAGGTGAGGGTGCTGTTCGGGGTGCGGCGACACGGCTCCGACATCTTTGTCAGCAGCCGGTCTCGAGGGGCCCGCACCCCAAGCACAATGTGGCCTGAGACCTGCGCTGTGGC GACAAAGTTCCTCAAGCACATGGCCAGGCAGGTCCCCCAGGACAGCTCGCACCTCAAatgcctgcagctgctcagtggTGTTCTTGCGCGCAAGGACTTTTCCACCCAGGCCATCAAGACCATCGTCATGCACCTGCTGCACACCGTACCAGTGTCACAGTGGCACCAGAGACatttcctgctccagctgtcagatgtcctggagcagctgcGCTTATCTGTGGAAGAGAAACGCCTGGAGCATTTTATTCTGGGCAACTGGAGGCTTCCGCAGGAGATCCGGTTGCCCCTCGATGTAGTAAGGGCTAGGCCACCCAACCTCTTCCACAGCCCGGTGCGAGATGCAGCCACCCACTCCCAGGCGAGGGAAGTCTACCTTGATCTGCACCAATGCCTGGCAAGAGTGCTGGCCTACGGCCACTGTTAG